The DNA window CAACTCTTTTGCTGCCAAGTCCACCATGCGCTCCAGTAAAAAGGTCGCTTCGGGGCGTCCTGCCCCGCGGTAGGCGTCGGTGCTCATCTTGTTGGTGAAGACGGCTTTTTTAGTCATGCGGACGGCAGGGAGTTTGTAAGCGCCGCAAAGCATTAACCCTGTAAGGGTCGGGATGGCGGGTGTCAGGAGTTGGTAGTAAGCGCCCATGTCGGCGACGACTTCATAGCGTAAGCCCAAAATCGTCCCGTCGCGTTGCAACGCCAACTCCATTACGCCCACTTGGTCGCGCCCGTGAATGGACGCTGTAAAGTTTTCGCGGCGCGTCTCCGTCCATTTGACGGGGCGGTCTAAGTGTATCGCCAGGTAGCCCATGAGCGCCTCTTCCACATACACCTGCAACTTTTGCCCAAACCCACCGCCGACATCGGGCGCGATGACGCGCAAATGCGTTTCGGGCAAGTTGAGCATGCCCGCCACCAGCGAACGGACGAGGTGAGGGATTTGCGTGCTTGTCCACAAGGTTAGCAACTGCTTGCCGGCGTCCCAATGGGCAACCACACAGCGCGGTTCCATCGGGACAGGAATAAGGCGCTGGTTGACAAACCGTTGCCGCACGATGACCTCGGCTTGGGCGAAGGCTGCGTCCACATCACCGCCCTCAATCTTCCACTCAAACGCCAAGTTAGTGCCCAAGTCCTCGTGGACGATGGGCGCATCGGGGCGCAACGCCTGCTCAGGGTCAGTTACGGCAGGCAAGGGCTCGTAATCCACTTCAATCAAGTCCAGCGCATCGCGGGCAAGGTAGCGGTCTTCTGCGACGACGACGGCAACAGGGTGACCGACGAAATAGACCTTGTTGACCGCCAACGCGTAATGCGTCGGTGTCTTCAGTTCAGGCACGGGACGAGCGGCGCAAGGGAGCGGACCGATCTTGCCCACGATGTCTTTGCCCGTGAGAACGGCGACGACACCGTTTGTTTTTTCGGCTTTGGAAGTGTCAATGCCCCGAACGCGGGCGTGGGCGTAAGGGCTGCGCAAGATGGCAGCGTAACACATGCGGGGTAATTGCACATCGTCCACATATTGCCCTTCGCCCGTGATCAAGCGCGGGTCTTCCACCCGCTTGAACGCTTGCCCGACCAGTTTTGGCATGGCGGCGCACCTCCTTTGCCGCTCCGTTTTGCCCAGTTTCGGGGGGCAAAGCCGCGTCACATCGCGCCCCGTATTTTCGCTGCCGCCCATTCAACGGCTTCCACGATTTGCTGGTAGCCCGTGCACCGGCACAAGTTGCCGACCAGCGCGTGGCGGATGTCCTCTTCTGTTGGGTCGGTGTTGCGTTGCAAGAGTTGCACCGCCGCCAGAATCATGCCCGGCGTGCAGTAGCCGCATTGCAGCCCGTGCTTTTCCCAAAAACCTTGTTGGACAGGGTGCAGTTTACCGTTTTGCGCCAAGCCCTCAATCGTCGTGATCTCTTGTCCGTCCGCTTGCACGGCGAACAACATACACGATTTGACCGCCTCACCGTTGAGCAGCACGGTGCACGCCCCGCAAATGCCCGTTTCGCAACCGATGTGGGTGCCCGTCAAGCCGAGGACGTCGCGCAGGTAATGCACGAGGAGCAGACGCGGCTCAACATCGTGGGAGTAACGCCGCCCGTTCACCGTGACCGTGATGCGCATCGCCATCACCTCCGTCACTCAAACGCCGTCTCCGCCTACCGCACCACCGCTTACATGATAGCGCGCAACGACCGTGTCTGACCGACCCGAAAACCGCGTGCTAAATTGGTGGCGGCGTAAACGGCGAAAACATCGCTGCGCGAAGGTGGGTGATTGTGCAGTGCGACGCTGGGTTTGGGGGACACTCGCGGCGTGGGTCGCGCTCGCTGCGGCGCAAACGCCGACAGGGTTGCCGACGCTTCTGCAACAGTTGCAGAGCCCTGATGACGCTGTGCGGTTGCAAGCGATGGAGAAAGCCCCCGCGTGGGGCGCCAGCCTCGTCCTTCATTTGCCCCCGTTGCTAACCCATCAAGACTGGCGCGTCCAACGCACGGCGCACCTCGTGCTGGAAATGATTGCCGCTCGCACCACGCGAGCGACACCCAAAGAGCGGCGCGAAGTTGTCAACGCATTGCTGGCGCTGACGAAACCTAACCAACCGTTACCCGTTCGCAAAGCGGCTTTGCAGGCGTTGCGCGTTTGTGGCACGGACGAGGCAGTGCCTGCGCTGGCGGCGGCGCTGAACGACGAAGCGGTGCGTGATGACGCATTGGCGGCACTGAAGCAAATTGGCTCGGCGGCAGCTGCGCGGGCGATTGCCTCGGCGGCTGCCAATGCTAAAGGCGATAGGCTGCGGGCGTTGTTGGCGACACTGGGCGAAATCGGCAGACCTGAGGGCGTGCCCGTGCTTTTAACGATGCTGCAGACAGGCGACGCCGCGACGAAGGCGGTGGCAGCCGAAGCGTTGGGGCGTATCGGTGACGCCGAAACCGTTCCTGCGTTGGTGAGCGCGATGCGGCAAGGCGTGCCGACGGCGTTTGATGCCCTTATCCGCGTGGGTGAACGCTTGCTGCAGCGCCGGCAGATCTCGCAAGCCTTCAACGCCTTTGCGCAAGCCTACCAACTCGCTCGCACCGAACACCAGCGTTGTGCTGCCCTGCTCGGTTTAGGCAAGACCAATGCCGCCAAAGCCCTGCCCATTTTGGTCGGGGCGTTAGACGCGCCGGAGCCGACCGTCCGCGCCGCGGCGTTGGAAGCGTTAGTCGCTTATCGCCACCCTGATGTGCGGCGCGGTTTGCGGGAAATGTGGCAGCGTGCCAATCCGGTGCAGCGGGCGATGCTGTTGCGCGCCTTCGTCGCCCGCAATGAGCCAGAGGCTGCCCACTGGTTACGGCAAGCCGCCACCGACCCGCATCCTGAGTTGCGCCGCACCGCGCTGGAACTTATGGGCGAAGTGGACGACCCGACCGTAGAAGCCATCTTGTGGGACACAGCGACGAAAAGCAGCGATGAACTGCAGCGCGTCGCCTTCGGCAGTTATTTGCGTCTCGCCGAGCGGCGCGCCCGCAAAGGGCAAACGACAGCGGCGCGAACGATGTTTGAGCGCGCACTGGTGTTCGCCGAGCAAAACTCCCTCACCGAGTGGCGCGACCGCGCTTTGAATGGGTTAGCGCTTATCGGTGACCCGCAATCGCTGCCGTTATTGGAGCGCTACTTACAGCAGCCTAACCCGCCGCGCCCGGCGTTGGCTGCTGCCGTCGCCATCGCCCACATGCTGGCTCAACAGGGCAACAAAACCGCAGCGGCACAATTGGCCCGTCGGTTGCTCACGATGCGTCTGCCCCGCGATTTGAGCCAGCAAGCGGCGCAAGTGTTGGTGCGGCTGGGTGAAGACCCCGCTGCCTTGCCGCGTTCGCAAGGGTTTCTCGTCCGCTGGTGGCTCCTCGGTCCACTGCCCAACCCCGACAACAGCGCCTTTCAACGCGCTTTCATAGACGAAACGGCGACTAACCCGCTGGCGTTGGAGACGGTGCGCGTAGACAATCGTCTGTTGCGCTGGCGCGAAATCCACACGACCGACCCGCAAGGCGTCGTGGACTTGACGCAATTTTTCCGCCAGACCGAATGGGTGGCGTGTTACGCCTACACGGAGTTCATCGTGGACAATGAGATGGACGCGGAGTTGCGCCTCGGCAGCGACGACAGTGTGAAGGTATGGTTCAACGGGCAGTTGGTGCACCAGTTCGGCGGCATGCGCGGCTTGACGGTGGACGAAGACCGCGTCCGGGTGCGATTGCAAAAGGGTGTCAACCGGTTGCTCCTAAAGGTCACACAAGGCGGAGGCGGTTGGGAATTTTGTGTCCGCCTCGTGGACTTACAGGGCAATCCTCTCCCCTACCGCGAAACGACGCGTTGAAAAGCGGGAGCCGACACACCGATGGCAACGGCTACGAGTTCAACGGCGACGCACCGTTTGGCGCGGAACGAGCGGACGAGCGTGGCGGGCGCCACGCTCACGGTAATGGCGCTCATCGGTTTGTCCCGCGTGACGGGTATCGTGCGGGACATCGGGCGCACCACGCTGTTTGGGCGCGATTGGCACACCGATGCGTATGTGTCGGCGTTCAGCGTGCCCGACCTGATTTACTTCCTCGCGTCCGGCGGGGCGCTGGCGGCAGGGTTCGTGCCCGTCTTCACTGCTTACCTGACGCGGGGCGAGGACGACAAAGCCATCAAAACCTTCCGCGTGTTGATGACCTATTTGAGCGTGGCGCTGCTCGTGTTGATCGCTGCCTTTGAAGTGCTTGCCCCGACCCTCGTCGCCCTTATGTTCCCTGGCATGGTCGGCGACGAGCGCAAATTTACCTTGACCGTGAACCTCGTCCGCATCCTGTTACCGTCTCAGTTCTTCTTTGTGCTGGGCAGTTTGTTCACAGGCGCGCTGCTGTCGCTGCGTTACTTTGCGGAGCCGCAAGTGCAATCGGTGCTTTACAACTTGTGCATCCTTGCCGGCGGTATCGTCGGGGCGCATTGGGGCAACCATTGGTTGGGCAAGGGCATTGAAGGGATGGCGGTGGGAGCGCTCTCGGGCGCCGCTATCGGCGCGGGGTTAGTGCAAGCGCGGAAACTGTGGCAAGTCGGTATGGATTTCCGTCCGTGCTTTGATTGGCGCGATGAAGGGGCGCGTCAAGTCCTGCGGCTCGTCGTGCCGGTCGTCTTCAGCCTCTCGGTCACGCAAATCAACGCCATCATTTTGCCCCGCTGCTTCAGTTCCCTGCTGCCCCACGGAGCGGCGACGGCGGTGGAGATGGCGAACCGCATCATGCAATTGCCCGTCGCCCTTTTCGGCGCAAGCGTCGGCATTGCCCTTTTCCCGACCCTGTCGGCGCTGGCGACTCAAGACGCCCTCGCCGACTTGCGACGGCAAGTCGCCAGCGGCTTGCGCGCGGTGCTGCTGCTGACGGTGCCCACCGCCGTCCTGATGGCGGTCGCCCGCGAGCCCCTCATCGCGCTATTTTTCCAATACGGGCGTTGGACGGCAACGGACACGCAAGCGACGGCGGTGGCGCTGCTTTTCTACAGCCTTGGCGTCCCCGCGATGGCGTGTCAGCAAGTGTTGGCGCGGGGCTTTTACGCGTTGCGCGACACTTGGACGCCCGTTTGGGTCGGGTTGCTCAGTTTCGCCCTCGCCTTCAGCCTTAACATGGCGCTCGTTCATTCGCCGTTGCAGCAAGGCGGTTTGGCGCTGGCGTTTTCCGCATCGGCGTGGTTTAACATCGTCCTGTTGGCGCTATTGTTGCGGAAGCGGCTGAACGGGTTGGAGGAAGGTGCTTTGCTGCGGCTCGTCGGCTGGATGCTGCCTGCCGCCGTCTTGGCAGGGGTCGGAGCGGCGGCGATGTTGGCGGCGCTGCCGCAGGGCGGTTTAG is part of the bacterium HR17 genome and encodes:
- the murJ gene encoding putative lipid II flippase MurJ, producing MATATSSTATHRLARNERTSVAGATLTVMALIGLSRVTGIVRDIGRTTLFGRDWHTDAYVSAFSVPDLIYFLASGGALAAGFVPVFTAYLTRGEDDKAIKTFRVLMTYLSVALLVLIAAFEVLAPTLVALMFPGMVGDERKFTLTVNLVRILLPSQFFFVLGSLFTGALLSLRYFAEPQVQSVLYNLCILAGGIVGAHWGNHWLGKGIEGMAVGALSGAAIGAGLVQARKLWQVGMDFRPCFDWRDEGARQVLRLVVPVVFSLSVTQINAIILPRCFSSLLPHGAATAVEMANRIMQLPVALFGASVGIALFPTLSALATQDALADLRRQVASGLRAVLLLTVPTAVLMAVAREPLIALFFQYGRWTATDTQATAVALLFYSLGVPAMACQQVLARGFYALRDTWTPVWVGLLSFALAFSLNMALVHSPLQQGGLALAFSASAWFNIVLLALLLRKRLNGLEEGALLRLVGWMLPAAVLAGVGAAAMLAALPQGGLALRLLRVIVPGVVGVVLYATALWGAPVPEKRAVVARLLRRRA
- the cutS_1 gene encoding Carbon monoxide dehydrogenase small chain; this encodes MRITVTVNGRRYSHDVEPRLLLVHYLRDVLGLTGTHIGCETGICGACTVLLNGEAVKSCMLFAVQADGQEITTIEGLAQNGKLHPVQQGFWEKHGLQCGYCTPGMILAAVQLLQRNTDPTEEDIRHALVGNLCRCTGYQQIVEAVEWAAAKIRGAM